A segment of the Streptomyces sp. XD-27 genome:
ACGGCCGCGAGGTCGCCGACGCCGACGAGGTCGCCGACCAACTCGTGGACCTGCCGCAGAGCCGTGATGTCGAGATTGACGCAGAAGGCCCCGAAGGCGGTGCCGTCGGACGTGCGCAGCACCACGGTGGAGGACTTGAGCATCCGCCCCGAGGGGGTGCGGGTGACGTAGTTGAGCCGGTCGGGCGCGGCGTCGCCCTGCCGCAGCAGGTCCATGCCGATCTGGCTCATGGCACCGCCGACGGTACGGCCGGTGAGATCGCCCGCGATGACGGCCACCGAGCCTTCCGGCCGCCGGAAGTCGTGCACGACGACCTCGCAGGACCGCCCCAGGGTCGCTGCCAGCCCTTCGGCGACCGGGCGCAGTGCGGCGATGATCAGGTCCGCTTCGCTGCTGCTCACTGGAGAAACGGTACAGCCCTTGGACGATGTGTCCAAGGGCTGTGACGCGGAGAAGGTCAGGCGCGGGCGGCGGCGATCTGGCGGGCCATGATCGTGGTCAGCTCGTACGCCGTGTGCGAGGCCGCGACGGAGGTCATCTCGGCGTGGTCGTAGGCCGGTGCGACCTCGACCAGGTCGGCGGAGACCAGGTTGCAGCCCGCCAGCCCGCGCAGGATCTCCAGCAGCTCGCGGGAGGTGAGACCGCCGGCCTCCGGGGTCCCGGTGCCCGGCGCGTGGGCCGGGTCGAGGACGTCGATGTCGATGGAGATGTACAGCGGGCGGTCGCCTATGCGCTGGCGGAGCTGGTCGGCCACCTCGTCCACACCGCGCCGCATGACGTCGGCGGAGGTGACGATGCCGAAGCCCATCTTCGCGTCGTCGTCCAGATCCTTCTTTCCGTACAGCGGACCACGGGTTCCGACATGCGAAAGAGCGGAGGTGTCGAGGATGCCCTCCTCCACCGCGCGCCGGAACGGCGTGCCATGGGTGTACTCCGCGCCGAAGTAGGTGTCCCACGTGTCCAGGTGCGCGTCGAAGTGCAGCAGTGCGACCGGACCGTGCTTGCGGGCGACCGAGCGGAGGATCGGCAGCGCGATGGTGTGGTCGCCGCCGAGGGTCATCAGGCGGGCGCCGGTGCCCAGCAGGTCGTCGGTGGCCGCCTCGATCGTCTCGACGGCCTCGTTGATGTCGAACGGGTTCGCGGAGATGTCACCGGCGTCGGCGACCTGCGCGAGCGCGAACGGCGAGGCGTCCTGGGCCGGGTTGTACGGGCGCAGCAGCCGCGAGGCCTCACGGATGGCGTTGCCGCCGAAGCGCGCGCCGGGGCGGTAGGAGACCCCGGTGTCGAAGGGCACGCCGACGACGGCGACGTCGGCGGTGCCGCCGACCTGGTCGATGCGCGGCAGCCGGGCGAAGGTCGCGGGCCCGGCGTAGCGCGGGATACGGGACGAGTCGACAGGGCCTACGGGCTCACGGACGTCTGTGCTCATGGCGACTGCTGCCTCTTGGCGGTGCGGGGTCAGGGGATACGGCTATCGAGCGTAGGGACGGCGACGGAATCCGCACATGTACGTTTCCAAAGACCAAGGACGGCTATTTGGACACCACGTCCATTTCCTCGGCGCACGGGAGACAATGGGCCGCATGCCGATACCGAGCTCCGCGCCCAGCCGCCCCGAACTGATCGACCACCTCATCCGCACGCGGATCGCGGGGAACGTCGCCACCCCCCGCGACAACAACCTCTCCCACTACCGCAAGCTGGCCAACGGCGACCGGCACTACTGGCTGGGGCTGGAGCTGGGCGACCGCTGGACCGACGAGCAGGACGTGCTGGCGGTCATGGCGGAGCGCTGCGGCGTGATCGACGATCCGGAGCACCGGGCGGGGCAGGACACCATCGACCCGGAGCTGACGGTCGGCGCCCTGGACCGGATGGCCGCGGAGCTGCGCAAGGCCGCAGAGGCGGGTGCGCGGGTGCTGTTCGCCACCGGGCACCCGGGTGGGCTGCTGGACGTCCACCGCGCCACGGCCGCCGCGCTGCGGGCCGCGGGCTGCGAGATCGTCGAGATCCCCGGCGGTCTCGAGGCGGACGAGGGGTATGTCTTCCAGTTCGCCGACGTGGCGGTGCTGGAGCGCGGTGCGACGCTGTGGCACACCCACTCCCCCGCCCCGATGGCGGCCATCCTGGACGGGCTCGCCCGGGACGGCCGACCGCTGCCGGACCTGGTGGTGGCCGACCACGGCTGGGCGGGCTGCGCCGGACAGCGCGGCATCAAGGCCGTCGGGTACGCGGACTGCAACGACCCGGCGCTGTTCCTGGGCGAGGCGGAGGGCACGCTGGCGGCGGTGGTGCCGCTGGACGACCACGTGACCAACCCGCGGTTCTACGACCCGATGACGGCCTATCTGCTGGACGCGGCGGGGCTCACGGCTCAGTTCTGAGCCGTGCCGCCGGCCTCCGCTTGTGCCGCGGCCCTGGGCCGCGGCACCCGGATCATGCCCTCCTGGACCACCGACACCGCGAGCTGCCCCTCCTGGGTGAAGATCCGCCCCCTGGCGAGGCCGCGGCCGCCCGCCGCGGTCGGGCTCCGCTGGTCGTAGAGCAGCCACTCGTCGGCGCGGAAGGGCCGGTGGAACCACATGGCGTGGTCCAGGCTGGCGCCGACCACGTCGCCGACGGCCCAGCCGCCGCGCCCGTGGGCGAGCAGCACCGAGTCCAGCAGGGTCATGTCGGAGACGTAGGTGGCCAGGCAGGCGTGCATCAGCGGCCGGTCGATATCGCCGTCCAGTTTGCCGTTCACCCGGAACCAAACCTGCGACTTCGCGTCGCGGGGCTGTCCGATGCTGCCGTACGGCGGCGGATCCACGTACCGCAGATCCACGGCGGAACGGACCTGGACCATGCGCCGGACGACCCGCGGATCGGTGAACAGGTGGGCGTAACGCGACACTTGTTCCCGCGCGGTCGGCAGGGTCAGCGGATCGGGGGCCGCCGGCATCGGCTCCTGGTGTTCCAACCCCTCCTCGGACACCTGGAAGGAGGCGGAGAGATGGAACATCGGCTTACCGTGCTGGACGGCGACGACCCTGCGGTTGCTGATGGAGAAGCCGTCGCGGATCCGGTCGACGGTGTAGACGATCGGCGCGCGGGGGTCGCCCGGCCGCAGGAAGTACGAGTGCAGTGAGTGCACCGCGCGGCCGTCCGGGACCGTGCGCCCGGCGGCGGCCAGGGCCTGCGAGGCCACCTGGCCGCCGAAGGCCCGCTCCACCACGGACGGGCGGCTCGCGCCGCGGAAGATGTCCCGGTCGATCTGCTCCAGGTCGAGCAGGTCGACCAGGTCCTGAAGTGCTTCATTCATGGTTCACGGCAGTCCGCGAAGGACGCGCTCCCGGGGAGCGGTGAGCACGGTTCACAGTCCCATCGACTTGGCGATGATGGACCGCATGACCTCGCTGGTGCCGCCGTAGATACGGCTGACGCGGGTGTCCGCGTACAGGCGGGCGATCGGGTACTCCATCATGTAGCCGTAACCGCCGTGCAGCTGGAGGCACTTGTCGATGACGACGGCGGCCCGCTCGGTGGTGAAGAGCTTGGCGGAGGCGGCGTCGGCGGCGGTCAGCTCACCGGCGTCGTGGGCGTCCAGCGCCCGGTCCACCAGCGCCTGCATGGCGTCCACCTCGGACTTGCAGTCGGCGAGCACGAACTTGGTGTTCTGGAAGGACGCCACGCTCTTGCCGAAGACCGTGCGGTCCTGCACATAGCCCTTGGCGAACTCCACGGCCGCGGCGGCCTGGGCGTACGCGCTGACCGCGATGCCGAGGCGCTCCTGCGGCAGGTTGTGGGTGAGGTACTCGAACGCCCTGCCCTCCTCACCCAGCAGGTCCTCCACCGGCACCTTGACGTCGGTGAAGGACAGCTCGGCGGTGTCGGAGGTCTTGAGACCCAGCTTCTCCAGCTTGCGGCCGACCGCGTAGCCCTCGGAGGCGGTGTCGACGACCAGGATGGATATGCCGCCGCGGCGGTCCTCGGGGTGGGCGGGGCGGTGCGGGCGCAGACCAGGACCCGGTCGGCGAGCACACCGCCGGTGATGAAGGTCTTGGCGCCGTTGAGGACGTAGTGCGTGCCGTCCTCGGAGAGCTTGGCGGTGGTCTTCATGCCGGCCAGGTCGGAGCCGGTGCCCGGCTCGGTCATGGCGATGGCGGTCATCATCTCGCCGGTGACGAACGGCGGCAGCCAGCGCCGCTTCTGCTCCTCGGAGGCGTACTTGAGGAGGTACGGCAGGCACAGCGCCGTGTGGACACCGCTGCCGCCGAAGCTCACGCCGGCGCGGGCGGTCTCCTCGGTGATGACGGCGTTGAACTTGAAGCTGGTCTCCCCCGCGCCGCCGTACTCCTCCGGCACCTCGATGCCGAAGACGCCCAGCTCGCCGAGCTTGTTGTAGAACTCGCGGGGCGCCTGCCCGGCCTCGCGCCACTCGTCGTAGTACGGCACGACCTCGGCGGCGATGAAGTCGCGGATGGTCTCGCGGAACGCCTCGTGGTCCTCGTTGAACACCGTTCGACGCATAGTGGCTCCTCGTGGGCGCGACCCGGACAACTCCGCGCCTAAGCGCTTGCTCAGTTGACTCTTGAAAGTTACCCGGGGGTCAGTGAGCTGTCCAGAGAGTCAGCGCCCCGGCCCCGCCCCGTCCGCACCCGAGGCGGCCCCGAACGCGCCGAGGGCGAGCCGGTGCAGCAGCTCGGCGGTGAGGTTGCGGGCCGGGAGCGCGCCGCGGCCGAGGTGCGGGGTGGAGTTGAGCAGGCCGAAGACGGCGTGCACGGCGGCCCTCGCCACGCTCTCGGCGAGCCCCGGGTAGACCTCGCGGACCACCTCGACCCACAGCTCCACATACTGCCGCTGGAGCTGGCGCACCATCTTGCGGTCGCTGTCGCGCAGCCGGTCCAGCTCGCGGTCGTGCAGGGTGATCAGCGGGCGGTCGTCGAGCGCGAAGTCGATGTGGCCCTCGATGAGCGAGTCCAGGACGGCGGCCGCGTCGTGCCCGGCCGCGGCGGCGTCGGCGACCCGGCGCTTGCCGCCCGCCAGCAGTCGGCCGCTGATGCCGACGAGCAGCTCGGCGAGCATGGCGTCCTTGCCTGCGAAGTGGCGGTAGAGGCCGGGCCCGCTGATCCCGACGGCGGCCCCTATCTCGTCCACGCCGACGCCGTGGAACCCGCGCTCGGCGAAGAGCCGGGCGGCCTCCCTGAGGATCTGGTCGCGGCGGGTCGTGGCGGGCGCGTGCGTACTCATGGAATTGATTCTAGACAGCGGCGTTAGCGGCCGTTAACCTGATGGCAACACGTTAACGCTCATTAACACATCGGCCGGATCGGGCAAGGGGGCTCGCGGGCATGGAGCAGGCACCGGTGCTGAGGAGTGGCGCCGACCCGGGATCCGACGTCTGGCGCGCCAACGAGGCCGCGCACCGCGAGCTGTCGGCGCGGCTGCGCGAGAAGCTCGCCGTGGCGCGGCTGGGCGGCGGCGAGAAGGCACGCGCGCGGCACACCGCACGCGGCAAGCTGCTGCCTCGGGACCGGGTGGACACCCTGCTCGACCCCGGATCGCCGTTCCTGGAGCTGGCGCCGCTGGCGGCGGACGGGATGTACGAGGGCCAGGCCCCGGCGGCGGGGGTGATCGCCGGGATCGGGCGGGTCTCGGGGCGCGAGGTGGTGGTCGTCGCCAACGACGCCACCGTCAAGGGCGGCACGTACTACCCGATGACGGTCAAGAAGCATCTGCGCGCTCAGGAGGTGGCCCTGGAGAACCGCCTGCCGTGCGTGTATCTGGTCGACTCCGGTGGCGCCTTCCTGCCCATGCAGGACCAGGTCTTCCCCGACCGGGAGCACTTCGGGCGGATCTTCTACAACCAGGCGCGGATGTCGGGGGCCGGCATCCCGCAGATCGCGGCGGTGCTCGGGTCGTGTACGGCGGGCGGCGCGTACGTCCCGGCGATGAGCGACGAAGCCGTCATCGTGCGCGAGCAGGGCACGATCTTCCTGGGCGGCCCGCCGCTGGTGAAGGCCGCCACGGGTGAGGTCGTCACGGCGGAGGAGCTGGGCGGCGGCGAGGTGCACTCCAAGGTCTCCGGCGTCACCGACCACCTCGCCGAGGACGACGCGCACGCGCTGCGGATCGTCCGCTCCATCGTCTCCACGCTGCCGCCCTCGCTCGCGCAGCGGGGCCGGCTGCCCTGGCCGGTGACGGCCGCCGAAGAGCCCGCCGTCGACCCCGCGGGGTTGTACGGGGCGGTGCCGGTGGACTCCCGCACGCCCTACGACGTGCGGGAGGTCATCGCACGGGTGGTCGACGGCTCGCGCTTCGCCGAGTTCAAGGCCGAGTTCGGGACGACGCTCGTCACAGGCTTCGCAAGGATCCACGGCCACCCGGTCGGGATCGTCGCCAACAACGGCATCCTGTTCTCCGAATCCGCCCAGAAGGGCGCGCACTTCATCGAGCTGTGCGACCAGCGCGGCATTCCGCTGGTCTTCTTGCAGAACATCTCCGGCTTCATGGTGGGCCGTTCCTACGAGGCGGGCGGGATCGCCAAGCACGGCGCCAAGATGGTGACCGCGGTGGCCTGCACCCGGGTGCCGAAGCTGACCGTCGTGGTCGGCGGTTCGTACGGCGCGGGCAACTACTCCATGTGCGGCCGCGCGTATTCGCCGCGCTTCATGTGGATGTGGCCGAACGCGAAGATCTCCGTGATGGGCGGGGAGCAGGCCGCCTCGGTGCTCGCCACGGTCAAGCGCGACCAGTTGGAGGGCCGCGGGGAGAGCTGGAGCGCGGAGGACGAGGAGGCGTTCCGGGCGCCGATCCGCGAGCAGTACGAGACCCAGGGGAACGCGTACTACGCCACGGCGCGGCTGTGGGACGACGGCGTGATCGACCCGCTGGAGACCCGGACGGTGCTGGGCCTGGCGCTCACCGCCTGCGCCAACGCGCCACTGCCCGAGACGGACCCCGCGGCGCCCGGCTTCGGCGTCTTCCGGATGTGACGAGGGGGATGCAGACGATGTTCATGGCAGCTTCGGCGGACACGGTGGACGCGACGGGCGCCGTAGCCCCGGTGGGTGCCGGCGGCGTGCTGGTGGCCAACCGCGGCGAGATCGCGGTCCGGGTGATCCGCACACTGCGGCGGCTCGGCGTCCGTTCGGTGGCCGTCTTCAGTGACGCCGACGCGGACGCCCGGCATGTGCGCGAGGCGGACACCGCCGTCCGCATCGGCCCGGCACCGGCCGCGGAGAGCTATCTGTCCATCGAGCGGCTGCTGGAGGCGGCCCGGGTCTCCGGCGCGCGGGCCGTGCACCCCGGGTACGGCTTCCTCGCCGAGAACGCCGCCTTCGCCCGCGCCTGCGCCGACGCCGGGCTGGCCTTCCTCGGCCCGCC
Coding sequences within it:
- a CDS encoding transcriptional regulator is translated as MSSSEADLIIAALRPVAEGLAATLGRSCEVVVHDFRRPEGSVAVIAGDLTGRTVGGAMSQIGMDLLRQGDAAPDRLNYVTRTPSGRMLKSSTVVLRTSDGTAFGAFCVNLDITALRQVHELVGDLVGVGDLAAVAAGAAVPTTTFSNDVDDVVDAAVDGLQLAQGKQWADLDRAERIALFARLEATGVFAMRRAVPRVAARLGISRASAYAYLSDVRKQAQAEPAGRTSRKSHTSLGEGGSV
- the speB gene encoding agmatinase encodes the protein MSTDVREPVGPVDSSRIPRYAGPATFARLPRIDQVGGTADVAVVGVPFDTGVSYRPGARFGGNAIREASRLLRPYNPAQDASPFALAQVADAGDISANPFDINEAVETIEAATDDLLGTGARLMTLGGDHTIALPILRSVARKHGPVALLHFDAHLDTWDTYFGAEYTHGTPFRRAVEEGILDTSALSHVGTRGPLYGKKDLDDDAKMGFGIVTSADVMRRGVDEVADQLRQRIGDRPLYISIDIDVLDPAHAPGTGTPEAGGLTSRELLEILRGLAGCNLVSADLVEVAPAYDHAEMTSVAASHTAYELTTIMARQIAAARA
- a CDS encoding phosphatase; protein product: MPIPSSAPSRPELIDHLIRTRIAGNVATPRDNNLSHYRKLANGDRHYWLGLELGDRWTDEQDVLAVMAERCGVIDDPEHRAGQDTIDPELTVGALDRMAAELRKAAEAGARVLFATGHPGGLLDVHRATAAALRAAGCEIVEIPGGLEADEGYVFQFADVAVLERGATLWHTHSPAPMAAILDGLARDGRPLPDLVVADHGWAGCAGQRGIKAVGYADCNDPALFLGEAEGTLAAVVPLDDHVTNPRFYDPMTAYLLDAAGLTAQF
- a CDS encoding acyl-CoA thioesterase II — translated: MNEALQDLVDLLDLEQIDRDIFRGASRPSVVERAFGGQVASQALAAAGRTVPDGRAVHSLHSYFLRPGDPRAPIVYTVDRIRDGFSISNRRVVAVQHGKPMFHLSASFQVSEEGLEHQEPMPAAPDPLTLPTAREQVSRYAHLFTDPRVVRRMVQVRSAVDLRYVDPPPYGSIGQPRDAKSQVWFRVNGKLDGDIDRPLMHACLATYVSDMTLLDSVLLAHGRGGWAVGDVVGASLDHAMWFHRPFRADEWLLYDQRSPTAAGGRGLARGRIFTQEGQLAVSVVQEGMIRVPRPRAAAQAEAGGTAQN
- a CDS encoding TetR/AcrR family transcriptional regulator — its product is MSTHAPATTRRDQILREAARLFAERGFHGVGVDEIGAAVGISGPGLYRHFAGKDAMLAELLVGISGRLLAGGKRRVADAAAAGHDAAAVLDSLIEGHIDFALDDRPLITLHDRELDRLRDSDRKMVRQLQRQYVELWVEVVREVYPGLAESVARAAVHAVFGLLNSTPHLGRGALPARNLTAELLHRLALGAFGAASGADGAGPGR
- a CDS encoding carboxyl transferase domain-containing protein codes for the protein MEQAPVLRSGADPGSDVWRANEAAHRELSARLREKLAVARLGGGEKARARHTARGKLLPRDRVDTLLDPGSPFLELAPLAADGMYEGQAPAAGVIAGIGRVSGREVVVVANDATVKGGTYYPMTVKKHLRAQEVALENRLPCVYLVDSGGAFLPMQDQVFPDREHFGRIFYNQARMSGAGIPQIAAVLGSCTAGGAYVPAMSDEAVIVREQGTIFLGGPPLVKAATGEVVTAEELGGGEVHSKVSGVTDHLAEDDAHALRIVRSIVSTLPPSLAQRGRLPWPVTAAEEPAVDPAGLYGAVPVDSRTPYDVREVIARVVDGSRFAEFKAEFGTTLVTGFARIHGHPVGIVANNGILFSESAQKGAHFIELCDQRGIPLVFLQNISGFMVGRSYEAGGIAKHGAKMVTAVACTRVPKLTVVVGGSYGAGNYSMCGRAYSPRFMWMWPNAKISVMGGEQAASVLATVKRDQLEGRGESWSAEDEEAFRAPIREQYETQGNAYYATARLWDDGVIDPLETRTVLGLALTACANAPLPETDPAAPGFGVFRM